The Paenibacillus spongiae nucleotide sequence AGTCCCTTTCGGACGATGGCGAACGTAATAGCGATCCGTATGGAGAACCCTCACATTGTACATATGAAGATCAGCTTCCAAGCGTCCTGTCAATGTCGTCTTTCCGCTGCCCGTCCCTCCGCCAATGCTAATGACGAGCGGACGATGAATGCGATGGTTCATGAACATGACAACCTTCTCTCAATAAATAAGTAATCAGATTGGCGACATGTACCGCCCATACCGTTTGTCGAGTTCCCGGAACTTGTCTTACGTCCTGCAATAATCGCTCGCAATGATTCGTAATCGTCAGGAAACATTGCTGCCGCCACATGTATTTCCACTCGCAATTAAGAATACCATATTCTGGCGCACCCATGTGAATGAAAAAGAGGCAGAACCTCCAGGTTCCGCCTCTTCATCTGGCACTTATGGATTTGTCTCTGCTGCACTAGCTGTTTGCTCCAGCAGGACCTGCCGCTCCGGGATTGGGCATTTCATCGTCCGCATGCTCCCGTTTGTACCAAGCTTTGAAGACGTAGGCCAGAATAGCCCCATACATCACTTCTTGTACCAGCTTCATGATGATTCCGCCTGTTTGTTGATCCTCAACCGGCTTCATCATGCTGAAGAAAGAAGGGCCGTTGAAGCTTGCGAGCAGCGCGCTTGGATCACCGGAGACGCAATAGCCCATTGCTTGCGCCCATACCTGAGGGTCGCTATAAGTTGCATAAAGCGGTGCGCCCGCGAAGATGATGAGCGCACAAGCAGGTGTCAGCAGCAGCCCGTTCGCGAAGATGTACGCCATCTTCTTCACATCCGCCAGCCGGCTCCATTCCCGGACCGGTTCAACGATCTGCCACCACATCATGAACGACGTAACCAGCAGGGCAATATAGTAGAGCCGGTGGACAGTAAAGTTCGTCATCACATAATCATGCACGAGAGGTACATGATAAATCGAGAAGAGCATATTAAACGCCACAAGCGTAAAGATCGGATGCATGAAAATACTCAGCTTGCGCCAGAACTTCTTCCCGAATACCGCTCGAAACAGGTACGCCGGGACGCCTAACAATATGAGCGGCGGCGCAATCAAGTATGAGAGCGACATATTCGTCATGTGAAAAGAGAACATGATATGCCCGAGCAGATCAAGAGGGCCGCCATGTGCGAGATAAAACAAGATCATCCCCAGCACGAACAGACTCTTCCGGAACTTTGTTACTTGAGGCTCATCTGGCGCGTGTTTTTCTTTCCATGGGCCGATCAAGTAAAAATAAAGAATCACAAGCGCTGCCATAAAGAAGAAAAACAACGGGCTCCATAGCTCTTCAAAGCTGAAATATTCTAAGCCAAGCATCATGGAACTCCCCTTTCCTAACGATCAGAAAGTGCAGTTCCATGCACTTCTCTGATATTTCTAATTGAGTAAAGCTGTCCCAGGGCTGATTCGTTTACAACAAAAGAGGGGGTCGCTCAAGGACCTCCCTCTCTTCAATTCATGCTGCTTACCACCAAACCCAATACTCGGCCATAATAACGCATGTGAAAGCAACGAATACACCTGATAGAATGCCAATAATGGCAAACATATGTCCACGGTCTTTCATATGCATCCAGAACGCCATTTGAATGAATACTTGCAGTAACGCCATTCCCACAAGCAACATGTACGTGAATTTCACGTTTATTTCACCTGCTGCTACCGTAGCGAATGCGATGACGGTAAGAACGATCGAGAAGATAAACGCGATAATGTGTTTCTTAGGACCTTCATGCTTATGCGGTCTGCCGTGATCCTGTGCTGTTGATTGTTGATTGGCCATCCATTAGCCCACCTTTCCCATCAAGTATACGACGGTGAAGATGAATACCCATACGACGTCAATAAAGTGCCAGTACATACCGGCTACATAAATCTTCGGCGCCGTTGTGGTATTAAGACCTTTTCTGAAGGTTTGCACAATTAACATTGTAATCCAGAAAACACCGAACGCGACGTGAGCGCCGTGGAAGCCAACAAGCGTGTAGAACGAAGAACTGAATGCGCTTGTAGTGAAACCATGTCCCTCATGCACATAGTGGTAGAATTCGTAAATTTCCAATCCCAGGAAGCCCGCGCCCAACAATACGGTTAGGATCAACCAGTTGAGCATGGATTTCACTCTATTCGTATGCATCGCCTGAATTGCGAATACGCTTGTTAAGCTTGACGTGAGCAAGATGAATGTCGCAGCCGCTACGAGCGGCAGCTGGAACAACTCTTGTGAGGTCGGATTTCCGTCGCCAACCTGGTCGCGAAGCGCAAGAAACGCAGAGAACAGCGTTCCGAACAATACCGTTTCACCGCCAAGGAACAACCAGAAGCCGAGCACTTTATTACGGCCTTCAAGAGTTGCTTTCTCCGGCTCATGCGGCAGTTGACCGTCTACATGTGAATGTGCGCTCATGCTTTTACCCCCTTGTCATGCAGTTCATCCGGCTCGATATGGAAGCCATGGTCATCCTTAACGGAGCGCGTGAACATACATCCGAACGTAATGACAAGACCGGCTATAGTAATAATGTGTTGATGGTACATTAAGCCAAAACCGGCAATGAACAAACCAATTGACATGATGAACGGAAGAATGGATGGGGACGGCATATGAATCGGGCCAAGCGGTTCAGCCGGCGTCATTGCGTTCTTGCCTTCCATCTTTTCTTTCCAGAATGCGTCATAACCACGAACAAGCGGAGTTTGAGCAAAGTTGTACTCTGGAGCCGGAGAAGGAATCGTCCATTCCAGCGTACGGCCGTCTTCCCATGGATCATAAGCTGCATTCTTAGGTTTCATCGATGTAATAACAATGTTGATCAAGAAGGCGATTGTGCCAAGGCCCATTAGAATAGCGCCTACGGTACTAATCAAGTTCATGTTATTGAATCCGAGACCATCCAGATACGTATAGATCCGGCGCGGCATCCCCATCAAGCCGAGGAAATGCTGTACGAAGAACGTAAGATGGAACCCGGTAAAGAATAACCAGAAGCAAATTTTACCTAATGTCTCGTTCAGCATACGGCCGAACATCTTCGGCCACCAGTAGAACAGGCCTGCGAATATGCCTAGAATCAAACCGCCCACGATTACATAGTGGAAGTGAGCGACGACAAAGTACGTATCATGGTACTGATAGTCTGCCGGAGCTGACGCAAGCATAACCCCGGTAACGCCACCCATAACGAAGGTTGGCACGAAACCGACTGCGAACATGTTCGCAGTCGTGAAGCGAATGGAACCGCCCCACATCGTGAATAACCAGTTAAATATTTTGATACCCGTCGGTACGGCAATCAACATCGTTGCGATAGAGAACAGCGCGTTCGCAACCGGACCAAGTCCTACTGTGAACATGTGATGCGCCCATACCATGAAGCCCAGGAATCCGATTAACACGGTTGCAAATACCATGGAGCTGTAACCGAATAGCCGCTTACGCGAGAACGTGCTGATAACTTCAGATATGACGCCGAAGGCCGGCAGGATGAGAATATATACTTCAGGGTGTCCGAAGATCCAGAAGATATGCTCCCACAATACAGTATTACCGCCATTATTAACATTAAAGAAGTTGGCTTCGAACAGACGGTCGAACATCAGTGCGACCAGACCGACTGCAAGTGCCGGGAAAGCGAACAGGATGAGCGCCGATGTAATGAAAACCGTCCAAGTAAACATCGGCATACGCATGAAGCTCATGCCAGGAGCGCGCATATTGATAATCGTTGCCAAGAAGTTAATGCCGCCGATTAATGTACCTATGCCGGCGATCTGCAAACCAATTACGTAATAATCTACGCCTTTCCCTTCACTATACAACGGGCTTGCAAGCGGTACGTAAGACGTCCAGCCCGCATCCGGTGCACCTCCTGCGAACCAGCTGACGTTAAGAAGCACACCGCCGAAGAAGAATGTCCAGAACCCAAGGGAGTTCAAGAATGGGAATGCAACGTCACGCGCGCCGATCTGCAGCGGAACTACCGCATTCATCAGAGCGAAGAGCAACGGCATCGCCGCAAGGAAAATCATGGTTGTTCCGTGCATCGTCAGCAGCTCGTTGAATGTACTTGCGCTAACGAAATCATTCAGCGGTCTCCATAATTGAATCCGGATCAAGATGGCTTCAAGTCCTCCGATAAGGAAGAAGAAGCCGCCCGCAATCAAATATAGGATGCCGATTTTTTTATGGTCAACGGTCGTCAGCCAATCCATCAGGCCCCGATACCGTTTAACCTCGTGTGCATGACCCAAAGTAGGTACCTCCTTTTTCTGTATTAATATTCGATCTTCAGATCAGCCAAATATTTCGAGATTGATTTGATCTCTTCATCGGACAGCTCGATTTTACCCATTTTGTTGCCTGGCTTCACTTCGTTTGGATCTTTAAGCCATCTCTCAAGGTTCTCTTGAACCGTACCTTCATTCTCATACTTCGCATCGTCCGTATTCACGAGCATGCCGGCTACCGTACCCCGGCTTCCGATGCCTGTCAAGTTCGGCGCCCATCCTGTTCCATCTCCGATTGCATGGCAGGACAAGCAGTTGGTCGTCAGTGTTTCGGCAAGCTGTTTATCAGCCGGCAATGCCACTGGCGCTTTCTGAGCCGCTATCCAACGATCGTACGAAGCACGATCTACGGACTTGACTTTAAAGTCCATCAAAGCATGGGAAGGTCCGCATAACTCGGCACATTTGCCTAGATAGACACCTTCTTTAGGCGCTTTGAAATACATCTTATTCACGTTCCCGCCGGGGTTCGTATCAATCTTGCCCGCTAGTGAAGGAATCCAGAACGAGTGAAGCACGTCGGCCGTCTTCGCTTCGATGGAGATGACAGCATCATTAGGAATGATCATTTCCTGCGCCGTCTTTACGCCTTCTTTCGGATATTCGAATTCCCACCAGTATTGGTGTGCCGTTACTTTAACTTGAATCGCATTAGGATCTTTGGAGTAATCCTCTGCCAGCCCGAATACAGACTTAATGGTCGGTACGCCCAGGATAACCAGCAAGACGATCGGAATAACCGTCCAAATGATTTCCAGCTTATGGTTGCCTTCCACCTGTACAGGGATTGATTTGTCGCCTGGGCGACGTCTGTAACGAATAATTACATAGAGCGCGATTACAAACACGACAATAACTACGAAAGCCATAATCGTGATGGACAGCTTCATTAAACCGAATTGTTCTTCGGCAACCGGCCCTTGCGGTCTAAGTGCCGACAGGTCAGCTCGTCCGCACGCTGACAGCAGCAACACCATCCCGGCAAGAAGCGGCGTGAGCCGTTTTAGAATGTGCCACCGATTCATCATCAATCAACCCCACTTTGTTTACGTTTTCGCAACTTCCGTTTTTTAGACAAAAAAAAACGGCCGATATGCGTAAAATCTTAGCTGTTTAAGACAAAACTTAAGCAATCTAATCACTTTATTAAATATAAAGTTGAAGGTGGTTTTTGTCAATGTTCCTAGAAGAGTTCACAAATTGTTCGCAAAGCTGTCAAAATGCTTGATTTCATTGGTTGTCCGACCTTCTCGCGAAGATGTCTCTTACCACCATCACTATCCTACATTGTTTGCAAAAACCATGGTTCTTTATGTATCCAATTTCAATGCATATTTCAGAATCCGCCGTTCATCCTATAGATAATCCAGAGGAAGGGGTTACGGATCATGAACAAGTGGATAAACAGCAAGGCCAGCATCCGCTTGCTTGCTCTCGCTTTGATTGCAGTAGTCGGTCTCGCAGGCTGCAATTACGAACAACGCGTTCAGAACAGCACATACGATTACGGCTCCAAGAAAAAAGGGGATCCCAAGATGCTTGGCGGCCGTATGTACGGGGCAATGAGCAGCAATCCCAATCAGCATGACAATCTGTGGATCGAGTACAGCACGCATCTCTCCACGGTCGTATCGAACATAAACGGCATAGCCGCAGGAATGGTGTTCCTGACTGACAAGAACGCTTATGTGGGCATGACGATGGATTGGACGGCAACGGGCACGCGAAAAACCGGCGGACGCAAGGCCAAGGAACAGAACAATACGGGTGCCAAAGAAGGGGTATATAATGTTGATACCGGCAGCCCGTACTGGAACAACCAGCGATTCGCCGGTCCTTATAACTCCTACATGACGGTCAATGATCACAATGAAATATCAAGCGAACTGAAGCAAACCATAGCCGTTCAGATCCGCAAGCTGGCGCCTGCAGTTCAAGAGGTCCACATTTCGGCCAATATGGAATTTGTGAATCAACTCGTCCAGTATGCTCAGGAAGCGCGTATGGGACGATCCCTCACTCCGTGGGTCGATTCGTTCAATACGCTGGTCAAGCATCAATTCGCAGGCGGCGACTATGTGCCTGAGCCATTGCACATTCAAAAGCGCCGCGGACAGGCCCGTTTAGAGAACGGTGGAAAAACCACTCCATAAGCATCAAAGACTAAAGGACCGTCACAGGGTACCTTTAGTCTTTCTTTTTGGAAGAGAAAGGATGCATGAATCGTTGAATGGCATGGCAAAAAAATCCCTTCTATTATATACACATTTTTTTATTTTATCCTTTAAAGCCAGAGCCGCTCCCTATCTTCTAGAACCAGGCAGCGTATAGCAGAACAGAAATCGGACCCGAATGCCTTCCTATTGAAGGCTGTCCGGATCCGATTTGCGCAGCCGGGTTACATCCGCTTACGTACGTGCTCCAGCACCGCCCGCTTCATAGCTTCGCCTTGTTCCAGCAGCTCTTCTCCCCGCCTGCGAAGCTGCGTGGCAGCCGTCTCGTTCTTCATCGATTTCAAATTGATTTCGACGGTCAGCCAAGCCGACTGCATAGCGGCCTCCAGCATAATCGCGGCAATCCCCCAATCGGATATGACGTTCCGGTTCACCGCCCCCGCTTCCTCGTTCAGCACAATCAATAATGGATGGCATAACAGCATCAGAGATAACGGAACCTCCGCGGCAGCTGCAGCGGCATCCTCCAAAGCCTGCTTCCGCCGCGCTTGTTCGCCTACCGTACCTTTCGGAAGGGCCAATGCGTCCATGAACCGGCTGAACGCCGCAATATCCGCACGTAAGACGGCTTCGCTTCTCTCAATTGCCGCTTCCATTTCCCGGGCAATTTCGCGCATTCGATTACGGACGGCGTCGAATTTCGGGCCTGATGTCAAATTGGCGACCATGGCGCCCATCGATGCTCCAAGGCCTGCTGAGAGAGCGGCGGCGCTTCCTCCTCCCGGC carries:
- the ctaG gene encoding cytochrome c oxidase assembly factor CtaG, which codes for MLGLEYFSFEELWSPLFFFFMAALVILYFYLIGPWKEKHAPDEPQVTKFRKSLFVLGMILFYLAHGGPLDLLGHIMFSFHMTNMSLSYLIAPPLILLGVPAYLFRAVFGKKFWRKLSIFMHPIFTLVAFNMLFSIYHVPLVHDYVMTNFTVHRLYYIALLVTSFMMWWQIVEPVREWSRLADVKKMAYIFANGLLLTPACALIIFAGAPLYATYSDPQVWAQAMGYCVSGDPSALLASFNGPSFFSMMKPVEDQQTGGIIMKLVQEVMYGAILAYVFKAWYKREHADDEMPNPGAAGPAGANS
- a CDS encoding cytochrome C oxidase subunit IV family protein — translated: MANQQSTAQDHGRPHKHEGPKKHIIAFIFSIVLTVIAFATVAAGEINVKFTYMLLVGMALLQVFIQMAFWMHMKDRGHMFAIIGILSGVFVAFTCVIMAEYWVWW
- a CDS encoding cytochrome (ubi)quinol oxidase subunit III; amino-acid sequence: MSAHSHVDGQLPHEPEKATLEGRNKVLGFWLFLGGETVLFGTLFSAFLALRDQVGDGNPTSQELFQLPLVAAATFILLTSSLTSVFAIQAMHTNRVKSMLNWLILTVLLGAGFLGLEIYEFYHYVHEGHGFTTSAFSSSFYTLVGFHGAHVAFGVFWITMLIVQTFRKGLNTTTAPKIYVAGMYWHFIDVVWVFIFTVVYLMGKVG
- the ctaD gene encoding cytochrome c oxidase subunit I, translated to MDWLTTVDHKKIGILYLIAGGFFFLIGGLEAILIRIQLWRPLNDFVSASTFNELLTMHGTTMIFLAAMPLLFALMNAVVPLQIGARDVAFPFLNSLGFWTFFFGGVLLNVSWFAGGAPDAGWTSYVPLASPLYSEGKGVDYYVIGLQIAGIGTLIGGINFLATIINMRAPGMSFMRMPMFTWTVFITSALILFAFPALAVGLVALMFDRLFEANFFNVNNGGNTVLWEHIFWIFGHPEVYILILPAFGVISEVISTFSRKRLFGYSSMVFATVLIGFLGFMVWAHHMFTVGLGPVANALFSIATMLIAVPTGIKIFNWLFTMWGGSIRFTTANMFAVGFVPTFVMGGVTGVMLASAPADYQYHDTYFVVAHFHYVIVGGLILGIFAGLFYWWPKMFGRMLNETLGKICFWLFFTGFHLTFFVQHFLGLMGMPRRIYTYLDGLGFNNMNLISTVGAILMGLGTIAFLINIVITSMKPKNAAYDPWEDGRTLEWTIPSPAPEYNFAQTPLVRGYDAFWKEKMEGKNAMTPAEPLGPIHMPSPSILPFIMSIGLFIAGFGLMYHQHIITIAGLVITFGCMFTRSVKDDHGFHIEPDELHDKGVKA
- the coxB gene encoding cytochrome c oxidase subunit II — translated: MMNRWHILKRLTPLLAGMVLLLSACGRADLSALRPQGPVAEEQFGLMKLSITIMAFVVIVVFVIALYVIIRYRRRPGDKSIPVQVEGNHKLEIIWTVIPIVLLVILGVPTIKSVFGLAEDYSKDPNAIQVKVTAHQYWWEFEYPKEGVKTAQEMIIPNDAVISIEAKTADVLHSFWIPSLAGKIDTNPGGNVNKMYFKAPKEGVYLGKCAELCGPSHALMDFKVKSVDRASYDRWIAAQKAPVALPADKQLAETLTTNCLSCHAIGDGTGWAPNLTGIGSRGTVAGMLVNTDDAKYENEGTVQENLERWLKDPNEVKPGNKMGKIELSDEEIKSISKYLADLKIEY
- a CDS encoding cyclodeaminase/cyclohydrolase family protein encodes the protein MRMYDQSIRSFLTEASSSSPTPGGGSAAALSAGLGASMGAMVANLTSGPKFDAVRNRMREIAREMEAAIERSEAVLRADIAAFSRFMDALALPKGTVGEQARRKQALEDAAAAAAEVPLSLMLLCHPLLIVLNEEAGAVNRNVISDWGIAAIMLEAAMQSAWLTVEINLKSMKNETAATQLRRRGEELLEQGEAMKRAVLEHVRKRM